One Sporosarcina sp. ANT_H38 genomic window, TTACTAGCGATATTTTGTAATTTTTCATCATTCGGGTAATCCCACATTACACCGTGCCCACCTGTATAGTAGATCGCATCATAATCTTCAGGATTAACGTCATCTGCTGATAAAGTAGTACCTAGCTTATTTAAAAAGTCATTGTTTGAATAATATTGCCAATCTAATTCAGTCATTTGATCTTGTGACAAGCTATGTGGGTCAATCGATGTATAACCACCTTTAGGGCTAACATAATCTATTTTATATCCCTCTTTTTCCATCTTATCTACAAAGTGAACAGCTTCCCCTAACCATAATCCTGTTGCACGTTCCTGATTTGGATATTTAGATATATTAGTTACAACTACTAAAATGTTTTTCATTATACATTCTCCTTGTTTGTTTGATACTATGAACCTTAAAGGTTAAACCATACTTTAAGTCAAGGAGGATGTATTGTGTACTCTATTCAAGAAGCCAGCCTATTGTCTCAAATTCCTTCTAGTACCATTAGATATTATGAAAAAATAAATTTAATTCCTCCTATAAGAAGAAATAAACAAGAACATCGTACATTCGATGATAAAGACATTGAAATCCTTAATTTAATAAGATGTTTCCGACATCTAGGAATGTCGATTGAAGATATAAGAGCAAGCATTTCAAATATAAATTTAGAATATGAAGATATGAATACTAAAGCAATTTTATTTCAGCACAAGAAAAAATTAGAGGAGCAAATTGGTATTTTAAATTCTTACATCCATGAAATTGAACAAAAAATAATTATATAAAAATTGTAAAGGTGATTTCCTGTTTGAGCTGTCCCCTGTCAAGTAGACAGTGTGTATGTCTTATATCAAGTAACGGCCTTATGAAGCGGGTAACTACTCCCGCTTCTTTTTTTAATTACCTCACTTACTTATGATACGCTTCCCTACACCACAAATTAAGATATTGAGCTAGTGATCGGCGCCTGTAAAAGAAACAACGGAAAACAATTCATTACACTGAATAGGGTCTTGCATAGACACCTGAAATTTAGTTTCCATGTACCGCTACTAAAAAAAATACCTGAATCTGAAACAGTTTAAAACTGTTTCAGATCCAGGTACCTAATTTTTATTTAATAAGCGGTCCAGCCTGCATCTGCAGTAATAACTGTCCCATTAACAAAACTCGAATCCTCCGAAGCTAGGAACAGTGCTACTTTTGCAATGTCCCCTGCCTGGCCTATACGCGGGTTAATCGCAAGTCCTGGCTGAACTCGCCCCATACCGTATTGGCTGATACCTGTCATTGAAGAGCTGATATTCGTTTCGACTCCACCTGGAGCAATGGCATTACAACGAATGCCTTCCTTAGCGTACATAAAACCTGTGTTTTTTGTAAAGCCAATAACAGCATGCTTAGAAGCTGTATATGCCGCACCTGCACGAGAGCCATATAATCCGCCAGCGGAAGCTATATTAATAATTACACCTTGTTGTTTCGCCAAGAAGATCGGCAATACTTTACGTGTTGAACGCATAACACTTGTTGTGTTGATGGCAAAAATCCGCTCCCATTTGTCATCTTCAATTTCTCCTGCTGGTTCAAAATTATCCATAATCCCTGCATTATTCACCAATACATCAACCGTGCCATACGTGCTAACAGCTGTGCCAATTAGATTTTGAATGTCCTCTTCTTTCGCAACATTCGCAACGACAACAACGGCTTCCCCACCATTTGACTTGATTTCTTCGACTACCGCATTAGCAGACTCAGCGTTAATATCGGACACGACCACTTTTGCCCCTTCTTGTGCATAGAGCACAGCTATTGCTTTCCCCATACCAGAACCAGCTCCTGTTACCACTGCCACTTTGTCTTGTAGTTTCATATTATTACCTCCCATTTTATAGTAAATACGCTTTCGCAATAACGATAATGAACAGATGTTTAATATCTTTCAATTATAGTATAATCAATTCAACCTACTTTATTCAATCGGCAAATCACTATTCAATTGTTCATTAGTAAACAGTTTCATATACATGTGTTTATTTATTCCGAAAATATAAAGCGGAGGGTGAAAGCTATGACTGACCAAGCGATTAATGTGGATAGAAGAATTCGAAAATCCAAAGTCGCGATGAAAGAAGCACTCCTAACCTTAATGCAAACGAAAGATTTCAAGAAAATCTCTATAACCGATATTGTACAGCTTGCAGATCTGAATCGAGGAACATTTTATAAACACTTTCAATACAAAGAAGATCTGCTGGAGGAACTAATCGATGATGTGATGAAGGATTTAACTAAATCCTACTGGGCACCTTATGGGGATTTAAGAGATACAGTAGTTCTTGACTCTAGCCAATTAACTGCGTCAGCCATTAAAATATTCAAACATGTAGCCACCTACGCCAATTTCTACACCTTACTCGGAAATTCAAACATATTAACAGGCTTCCAAAACCGAATATGTGATGCATTAACACAACTGCTCTCTCAAGATTTATCCCGCACACCCTTACATCCAGACCTAAACGTCAATCTAATAGCCAGCTATCAGGCATATGCCATCTGGGGGATGATCGTCGAATGGATTAATAGTGGATTCCTTTATACATCCGACTATATGGCTGAACAACTACTGGGGATTGTTCAGCGTAACCATTAAATCTGTTAGAAACTGAAACATGAAAAAACAGTACCCGTTCACCATAAGTGTGACAGGTACTGTTTTTTGCCGACTTCTGTCCCCACCCCCTCCTCTATCAATTTTTTGTCATTCTTCCTGCATTTTATTATAGGAGGAACGAATATTTAAATAGTTAATATAATCTATAATTACTGAATAATTGAGAAGCATTTATATTAATTGAGAATTTAATAGCCCTCTTTAAAAGCATTGTGTATGCATCTCATATCTACAATGACTATTAAAAGCGCTTTTTAAGTGATTCAAGTTAGATAAAGTATTATTCTTGACAAAGATATATTTTTATATAATAATTATTATCGAATTAGAATTATTATTGTTAGCAATAACAAACGAATATACATGTATGTTTGTTTGTTATTGGTAAAGCCTAAACTAATAACAATATGATCTAAAAACATACTAGGAGGAGTTCATATAATGTCTCTAATCGGAAAAGAAATCCAAACTTTCAAAGCATCAGCTTACAATAGCGGTAACGGTGAGTTCATCGAGGTTACTGAAGAAAATCTAAAAGGTCAATGGAGTGTTGTTTGCTTCTATCCTGCAGACTTTACATTCGTTTGCCCTACTGAACTTGGAGATCTTCAAGACCAATATGCAACACTAAAAGAACTTGGCGTAGAAGTTTACTCTGTTTCTACGGATACGCACTTCACGCACAAAGCATGGCATGATCATTCAGAAGTAATTAGCAAACTTCAATACATTATGATCGGCGACCCTTCACAAACAATTTCTCGCAACTTCGACGTACTCGATGCGGAAGCAGGCCTAGCACAACGCGGTACATTCATCATTGACCCTGATGGTATCGTACAATCTTCTGAAATCAACGCAGACGGTATCGGCCGTGACGCAAGCGTACTTGTTGGTAAAATTAAAGCAGCACAATATGTTCGTAAGAACCCAGGTGAAGTTTGCCCTGCAAAATGGAAAGAAGGCGAAGCAACACTTAAGCCAAGCCTTGACCTTGTAGGTAAAATTTAATTTGAATCAGCGGGGAGTTCAAACTCCCCGCTAATTTTTTAAGCTTCGGCGGATGCTTCAGATTTTGAATTAAACGGAAGTCTTCAAAATCTGGTACATACACGCCGATGTGTATTTGACGAAGTACATACTAAGGAGTCGATCATTTTGTTAGATGCAACTATAAAAGCACAGCTCGCACAATATCTTGAAATGATGGAGAGCGATATTCTACTAAAAGTAAGCGCAGGATCTGATAAGATTTCCCGCGAAATGCTGGCATTAGTGGATGAACTAGCCACTATGTCATACAACATCAAAGTTGAACACACACAATTAGAAAGAACACCTAGCTTTAGTGTCAACCGTATCGGCGAAGATACTGGAATCAATTTTGCAGGTATTCCTCTTGGACATGAGTTTACGTCACTCGTGCTAGCTTTACTACAAGTAAGCGGTAGAGCCCCGAAAGTCGATCAGAAAGTCATTGACCAAGTCAAAAACATTAAAGATGCATACCATTTTGAATCGTATATTAGCCTAAGTTGTCAGAACTGCCCTGAGGTTGTACAAGCCTTGAACGTCATGAGCGTTCTGAACCCCAACATTACACATACCATGATCGATGGGGCAGCTTATAAAGAAGAGGTAGAAAGCAAAAACATCTTGGCAGTACCAACAGTATTTCTTAACGGAGAAACATTTGGTAGCGGTCGGATGACAGTAGAAGAAATTCTTGCGAAGTTAGGCAGTGCGCCAGATGCTTCCGAGTTTGCCGATAAAGAGCCTTTCGATGTACTTGTCATCGGGGGCGGACCTGCGGGGTCAAGTGCAGCAATCTATGCAGCACGTAAAGGCATCCGTACAGGTATCGTCGCTGAACGCTTTGGCGGTCAGATTCTTGACACAGCTTCCATCGAAAACTTTATCAGTGTCAAACACACTGAAGGCCCTAAGCTCGCAGCAAGCCTCGAGGAACACGTGAAAGAATATAACGTAGACGTCATGAATTTACAGCGTGCTAAACGCTTAGAAAAGAAAGACCTTATCGAGATTGAACTAGAAAATGGTGCTATTCTAAAAAGTAAAACCGTCATCCTTTCAACAGGTGCACGCTGGCGTAATATCGACGTCCCTGGCGAGGCGGAATTTAGAAACAAAGGGGTAGCCTACTGCCCACACTGTGATGGTCCATTATTCACAGGAAAACACGTAGCCGTTATCGGTGGCGGTAATTCCGGCGTTGAAGCAGCAATTGACCTCGCAGGCATTGTAAAACATGTAACTGTTCTTGAATATTCATCCGAGCTAAAAGCCGATTCTGTACTGCAAGATCGCCTTTACAGCCTACCGAATGTAACTGTACTGAAGAGCGTGCAAACAAAAGAAATTACCGGCACAGACAACGTAAAAGGGATTACGTATATGGAACTAGACTCTGAAACAGAACAACATATCGAACTATCCGGTGTATTTATCCAAATCGGACTCGTACCGAGTACGGATTGGTTAGGCGATACAGTGGAACGCAATCGCGCTGGTGAGATTGTAATCGATAACCGCGGAGCAACAAACATCCCAGGCGTATTTGCTGCAGGCGACTGCACGACAAATCCATATAAACAAATCATTATTTCTATGGGATCAGGCGCTACAGCCGCTCTAGGTGCTTTCGATTATCTCGTTCGGAACTAATGCATGAATATGCGTAACTTCTTCGTTATTGTATGGCTTGCATCAACTACTACCTACTAATTTGAAAGTCCCTGTACTATCTGACTGATAGTACAGGGACTTTCTTTGTAATGAAGTATAATATCTTCAATATAATCATCAAGAAACGCTTACATACGATGAGGTTCATCTGGTTGTCCAGCGTAGACCCAATCATCAAGTCTATTGAGTGTGGTCAGTTGTGAAATAAAATCAGGTGCTTTATCTACTTTCATTGATTAGTTGCTTCAAAAAATAGGATAGAAAAAGTGGTCCTAATCATCAAATTTCAATGATTAGGACCACTTAAGTTATTTTAAACTAGTTATGCCACTGTTAATAACCAGTATACGGAATACCCATCCGCTCTATTTACTTCAATTCAGGCCAATAGCCTTTATTGGCAATAATCATGTCATCCAAGATTTGTTTCGCCACGCGAGCACTTGGAATTGTTTTACTGAGTGTGAAAGCTTGTAATATTTTTTCATAACTTCCTTCAATAGCACCTTCAACAATAAGTTTCTCACTGTTTACCTGCTGCATCATTAGCCCTTGTTGGAACAAAGGAATATTATCCTTAGCAATCACTTCAGGTCCATTTTTCCCAATGTATGCAGGTACTTCTACCATTGCATCATATGGCATGTTAGGAATTGCCCCTTTATTCTCAACAATGACTAAGAAGCGTTGACGCGTGTCATTTTTAAGCGCAATGGTCAAGTCGCTAATCCAATCTCCGTGTGCACCAGCATAAAATGCTTTTCCATCAATTTCACCCGTTTTCAAGAAATGTTCTACACCATCAAACAAATCTTTTTCACGTGTATCCATAACCTCATTTGCGCGCGTGCGATCTGGATTAGAAACTTCTACCGATTCCTTACCCAAAAGATAATAATTTAAATACGTATTTGGTAAAAAGTCAGGGAAGTATTCTGTCATTTCGTACATTGCTTCCCACACATGAACCCAAGCGCTTACTGCATGGCGATTATTAGCTTTCTTATGTTCATTTATTTTTCCAATATGTGATTCCGGCAATAAAATTTTGTGTTTCTTCATATAAGCCTTCACATCTGGCAGAATATCGCGGCCATTATGCGTCATACTTGTGAACCAGCCAAAATGATTTAATCCAAAATAGTCATATTCAATTTCCGAGTAGTTAGCGATTTTTAGTGACTCTGCAATGATATCTACAATTGCGATTGGCATATCACAAATATTAATGACCCGTGCATTTGGACGAAGCTTTCTGCATGCTTCGGCTACTATTGCAGCAGGGTTAGAATAGTTCAAAATCCAGTGATCTTTTTCAGCATATTTTTCTGCATCGTCAATTACTTTTAACATCGGGAATATCGTCCGCAATCCATAGGCAAATCCTCCACTACCACATGTTTCTTGCCCTACACATCCATATTTAAGTGGGATTTTTTCGTCTTGCTCGCGCATTGCATATTTTCCAACACGAATTTGTGCAAAGACGAAACTTGCATCTGAGTACGCTTCTTTTTCATCTGTAGTGACGGTTAGCTTAATATTAGTTTTTAGTTCCTCTTTTAAGATCCAATCAACAACAACAGCTACTTTATCTTGACGTTCTTTATCAATATCAAAAAGACGGATTTCACTAACCTCTAATTCCTTTTGACGCAACGCAATTGACTTCACGATTCCAGGAGTAAATGTGCTTCCTCCACCAGCGATTGTTATAATCATCAATAAACACCTTCTCTTTTCTATTTATTATTTTCTAAATATGTTTGAACTGCATTACGAATTTCGGGAACCCCTAAACCATAGATGATCTGTATATCATTGTTCTTCTTCACAATCCCGCTATTGGGATAGCCATTGAGAAGATCGTCGTTAATCTGTTCTACATCTTTTACACTCACACGTAATCGAGTAAAACAATTATCAACTTCGATAATATTATCTTTTCCACCTAGTCCGTTCACTATGTTTTCCGCATCTATACCTTCACTTACTGCTTCTTGCGATTTTTTCACTTCTGATGACGGCTTTATAATTTGAACTGCATTCGCATCAACTTCACGACCAGGAGTCTTCAAATTTAGCTTTTTAATAATAAAGCTAAATAGGACAAAATAAACGACGATTTGAAGTGCACCTAATAAAAAGTATATTGGATAGTTTGTTTTCTCTACACCTAATACAACATTCATAATGACGGAGTTCAACAAACCTCCACTCATAGCTGTAACGCCAAACAACTTGAGTAAAACGATAAATACCCCAGCTAGTATGGAATGAACAAGGTATAGTAATGGCGAAACAAAAACAAACAAAAAGTCTAATGGTTCCGTAATGGAAGCGACCGATGCAGTAATCATCAACGGAACAATTAATGTGATTGTTCTTGCTCTGTTTTGCTTAAACGCAGTATAGATGAATGCCAAACCAATACCGATATAAGCGAACATTTTTGTGAATCCCATTGCCATCATGTAATAAATGGAATCGGTGAAAGGCAGGGAAGCATCTTTTAATTCTGCCATTACAATTGCGTATGCTCCAGAGTAGGTTTGTCCATTTATCGTTTGGACGCCACCAACCTCCGTAAATAAGAACGGTGTATAGACTAAATGATGCAATCCAGTTGGAACTAAAAGCCTATCCAAGAATCCAAATAAAAACAAACCAAATTCATTTGTTCTGGAAATAACCCCCGTCAACCCATTAATTCCGTTTTGCAAATACGGCCACGTCCAAATGGCAACCCAACCCATAAACAGGGAAACAAAAATCATTACAAAAAAGGAGAACCTGACGCCAGACAACATTTGGAACATCGGATTTTTTATTTGCACGTGATTCGTCCTGTTGAAGATATACCCTACAACACAACCTAGGATTATCCCGCTAAACACGCCCATATCTAATACTTGGAATCCCAATACCTCTGCTTGACCGGTTCCGGAAAGGCCAGTAAATTCATTTGGTGTGATAATCATTTTAAACGTATTCAAACTAACATTATTGGCTGTTAAAAATACTAAATAGGAAAGTAAACCAATTACCGCTGCACTATGCTTTTCTTTTTTGGCGAACGCTGCAGATAACCCAACGACAAACAATATCCCTAAATTATTAATAATCGTCATGACAGCTTGATAGATGAGATTACCTACAAGTTGAATGGGTCCCCACTGTAAAAAAGGTAATACGCCTAGCAACGTTTGGTTCGTCAATAGTACCCCGATAATCATAATCATACCGACGACACCGACGTACATGATTGGCTGTACCATCGTTTTAGAGAATTGCTCTAATAAAGACATAATCTTTTTCTTCATTACCAACTTCCTTTCTAATTTTGTGAAAAAAAAAGACCCAAAGCATGTTGCAAACTACCAACGGATAAAAAGTAATTATCCTTGAATGATAGTTCAACATACTCCAGGTCTTGCCGGTCAACTGACCGTAACAATCCTATCGAATAATCTTAAGTAGATGAATCATTAAATATACTTGTTCTGCTATCGAAAGCTGATAGAAAAAATCTTTTTCAACAAAAGCATTTATTTCATCAAGACATCTTTTAATACTCGAATCTTTCTGAATTAACAATTCATACATGTCTTCACTTTCTTGAAAACTCACTGTTTCTTTGGTGAAGATGCGTTGTGCCAGAAACTTTAAATGCATGAGCAGTCGATTGGCATCCAATGTATCTGCCTTTAAATCAATATTATAAATATCATATATAATGTCCAAAATACCTTTGCTCAGCTTTAAAATATTTGTTGTATTATCGCTACCCACATTCAATCCTGCGTTCATGATATGAATAGCAATGTATCCTGCTTCATCCATTTCTAACTGAATACCAGTTCTTTGGTGTATTATGTCTAATCCCCATAAGCCTATTGAAAATTCTTTAGGATAGAGAACCTTTATTTCATTTAACATCAAGTTGGGTAAATTAATATTTTGTTTATACCGCTCAACTGCAAAGCTAATGTGATCTGTAAGTGATATGACTACCATATTGCTGAGCTGGATATCTAGCTTTTCTTTTGCTTCGTCCGCAATCTCCTGAGAAATTTGAAAGTATTCAACGGGAGTATCTCCCATAAGTTTGTGAAATGTTGCTTTTTCTTCATCTTGAATGACAAAGAGCTTCTCAACCTTATTGGTATCAACTAAATCTCCTGGCTTTTTACGAAATCCAATACCTGAACCCTGAGCAATTGCTTCTTTATTTTCATCGGTGATTGTGGCCACAACATTATTATTAAAAACCCTATAGATTTTCATTTTTATACCTCCAATAAAAAAAGACCTAGATATTACGATACCTGCCGCGCGCATATACACACGTATCGTAAAAGCTTTAGGTCTTGCCTGCTCTAGCAGTAACAATCCAAATATTATGTTTAAATCATACTCAATATTAAATACCCTGTCAACGCTTCCATAAAAAAATTTATAAATGCAAAATCTTAGATCCTGTAGCAAGGGTTGGATGATATGGTTTCGATTCATCTTTTATGTCTTCGAAACTTAGAAGAATAACTTTTTCATAAGAAAATAGTTAAATCAGCAATCGCACGAAAAGGATTTTTGCCAACATAATTGACAAATTGAATTTCCACACTTACAATAATTTTGACAATGTTACTGTTCAATCAGGCATGAGTTTTGCTGTTTTAATGCAGCGATTACTCATGCCTTTTTATAATAAAGGAGAGATTCTAATGTTGGATTTTTTTACAAAGAACAAATCAAAAAAAGCATCACACTTAACGTTGCACGCCATTTCACAAGGCAACTTGATTCCCTTGGAGCAAGTGAATGATCCTGTTTTTTCTCAAAAAATGATGGGCGATGGAATCGCAATTGAAGTAGAAGACAGTCAAATCCGTTCACCAATTGACGGCACGCTTATAATGTTTGCCCAAACAAACCATGCATTCGGGATACGCACATCTGATGGAGTCGAAGTACTCGTTCATGTTGGTCTAGATACTGTCGGCTTAAAAGGAGAAGGCTTCCAACCGAAAGTAGCCGTAGATTCACAAGTAAAGCAGGGAGACGTCGTGCTTGAAATTGATATTCCATTTATTCAAAGTAAGAATATTGATCTCATCACACCTATAATTGTATCCAATCCGCAACAATATACTATCGAGCACACTTCGGCCAAGGAGAAGGTACATGTTCAAGATGCAATTCTGTATTTAAGATGAATATAGGGGCAGGCATCAAACGAATAAGAGGATTTAACGAGATGGAGCAGGTGCCTGGTTCTCAAACAATTTTTAGTTGTTGAGAACTATAATAACCTCCATTTTCACCGGACTATTTCCGTTTCGCTCTCGGCAAAAGAGTCATGACAGGTTTAAGGTGGAATTGCAATTCACCCCTAAACCCTAAGGGACAAGTGTGGCTAATAAAAACAACATGCAAAGGATTTCCTCTGCATGTTGTTTTTTAATGTAAAGTGCCAATATATATAGTGGTTCTAAGTTTAATGAGAACCTGGTGATCTCACTCCTGCTCCAACAGTTCTTCCGGAATCAGCTTAAATCCGTCAATCATCGTGTCTTCTTCCACTTCGATCAATATACAGCGTTTGCCATTGTAATTGACCTGTCTGACATATTTCAAATCTTGTGGACTGATAGCGATATTCGCTACTTTCGTGCTGATTTTGATGGACTTAGATGTGTAACTTGGAACGATATGGCTTGCTTTCATTTCATACGTTTCATCATCGATCACCTTTTGGAAGGCCATCTCCACTTTTTCCGCATCCACATCTTGCACGCCACACGCCTTCAGCACGCGTTCCATCTCTTTCGTATCTAAGGTAGGGATGCTTTCTTCTTCCTTATCCTCGTCTTCCACATCCATCATACGATTGATTTCTTCATATACGCTGGCGAGAGTTTGCGCATTCACCTCATCACCAATCACTTCTTTTACAATCTCTTCAAAGACGGCTTTATCATCCTCGGCAGTCATGATCTCTTCGCCGTCTAACACATTCTCTATGAAATGGATATCCGGCTTATTCGCTTTACCTGCAGCATAGAGGATGTGATTGACATCTGCCGCGCTGTCCGTGAAGCAGGGAAACAAAAATCCACCAATTGGAGAAGCAAGATTAATGATGGGATCAGCTATCATACTCGACTTAAATTCCCTCTCGATAAAATCAAACACGAGTGAACGTTTCGGCAGTTCGGTCTGATTCATGCTACAGAGGATAAAAGGGTTCGTATAAACCTCATCACGGACATTCACTTCGGATTCATCTTGATTTCGTTTTGTCGGTTTAAAATAGTTTCCACGAATGAACGTGACGACCAAGTCCTTTTCATATTGAACGTCTTGTACCATCTTCCCGGTAATGCGTTGCATGTCTGCTTTCCATTCTTCAACATCGTCTGTATGAAGTCCCTCAAATAAAAGACGCTGCGTATGGTCCGTTTGCTCCTCCAATTGACGCTGAAACTTCACTTCAAACAGCTTCATATCTAGTTTTCCACCTAAAACCTTTTTAAAGTTAGTGAGGAATAATTCCTGTTCCTCCCGATCTAATAAGGAAAACGGCTGGCTCTCCTCATGAAAGATATCACTACTCTCCTGTTTAATATAAACTTTATAAATATCAGTGATTGTCAGTAAATCAGTATCCAATTTAAATTGCTTGCGAATCGCAGCAATGTCCTTTTTATTCATCTCAAATTCCAACCCCTCGACTAGTATAATCTGTCATTTCGAATCTAAAACTCATGTTATAAATGTAAAAAGAGCGTCAAAGCTTTGATTCTACATTTGACACTCCCTTATTATAACAATGTTTTTGATGATGGTAGGACCACAATCAACTTCGAATGATACGCGACCTCTTCCAAGTCGCTATGGCGGTAGATTTCCCATTAAAGCGGAGTTAACCTACAATGAAGGAAATACAGCGAAAAACTTAAGGAAGGAGGGATTCATATGATGTGCGGATCAAAATGCTTCCTTGTGGAAATGAAACTAAACGGAACAAAGCAAATCAAACAAGTCACAGCGAGAACCCCTGTCGGTGCAAGGAAAGTAATTAGAGGAGAATACGGAGCTAACACTGAGATAATGTCGGTGAAAGAAGAGAAGCGGAATCATTAATTTAGCCGGTTCATATAGCAAGTTGGTATTTTCCCACAATCACTTAGTTGGCACTTCGGCATATTTTCAAACATCTCTCCTTTGATTATTAATAAATGGCAGATAGAAATACAATAACCCCCATGAGCTTTCGAAGCTCGCGGGGGTTATTGCCTCCTATTACTGCTCTTCCACAATCCCTTGTACATCGCTCAATTGCTGCTTCATCAATTCCAACTGCTCTTTGTTTTGCTGGACTGAATTCGCTTGCTCATTATGTTGTTCTGCATGTAAGAATGCCTTTTCTGCACGAGATATCGAATTGAAAGCATGCTCAACTGCTATCTCTTCTGGATGTGACATTGCTTGCTTCACCGCACGATCTGCCTTTTGAACAGAGTTGCTTAAAAAAGTGTTTGGATTATCCTTTTTCCAACTTGTGTCTGAATCCTTACCCATTTATACCTCTTCCCTTCCTACAAACAAGATAAGTTACGGCGAGCTTAGTATTGTATAATATCCTGAAAGTATGCGCGGTTGGGGCTAATAAATACGATTACATGCAATTTATAAATGAATGAATTTCCACGACAGACTCATACTCATCATGCGATTACATTGAAAAGGCTCTCCCTATTAGTAGTAAGTGAGGTTATTTCAACTCAATAGTAAAAATTATAAACATCGCTTATTTTATTATTCCTATAAAATGTTTCAAAATCCTAGCTGTCAAACCCCAAATTGTATACTTTTCATAATCAAAAAACCATTCTTCCGTTGTACGGGATCTCCATTGATACTGAGCACCATTCATTATTTTTTCATAAGGAAAGTTTGGCGAAGGCACTGGTTCAACGGATACTACATGCATATAAGGCTCATAATTCAATAGCCATTTAACGGGGATTGTAAATACCTCTTCA contains:
- a CDS encoding MerR family transcriptional regulator; protein product: MYSIQEASLLSQIPSSTIRYYEKINLIPPIRRNKQEHRTFDDKDIEILNLIRCFRHLGMSIEDIRASISNINLEYEDMNTKAILFQHKKKLEEQIGILNSYIHEIEQKIII
- the ahpF gene encoding alkyl hydroperoxide reductase subunit F → MLLDATIKAQLAQYLEMMESDILLKVSAGSDKISREMLALVDELATMSYNIKVEHTQLERTPSFSVNRIGEDTGINFAGIPLGHEFTSLVLALLQVSGRAPKVDQKVIDQVKNIKDAYHFESYISLSCQNCPEVVQALNVMSVLNPNITHTMIDGAAYKEEVESKNILAVPTVFLNGETFGSGRMTVEEILAKLGSAPDASEFADKEPFDVLVIGGGPAGSSAAIYAARKGIRTGIVAERFGGQILDTASIENFISVKHTEGPKLAASLEEHVKEYNVDVMNLQRAKRLEKKDLIEIELENGAILKSKTVILSTGARWRNIDVPGEAEFRNKGVAYCPHCDGPLFTGKHVAVIGGGNSGVEAAIDLAGIVKHVTVLEYSSELKADSVLQDRLYSLPNVTVLKSVQTKEITGTDNVKGITYMELDSETEQHIELSGVFIQIGLVPSTDWLGDTVERNRAGEIVIDNRGATNIPGVFAAGDCTTNPYKQIIISMGSGATAALGAFDYLVRN
- the ahpC gene encoding alkyl hydroperoxide reductase subunit C; the encoded protein is MSLIGKEIQTFKASAYNSGNGEFIEVTEENLKGQWSVVCFYPADFTFVCPTELGDLQDQYATLKELGVEVYSVSTDTHFTHKAWHDHSEVISKLQYIMIGDPSQTISRNFDVLDAEAGLAQRGTFIIDPDGIVQSSEINADGIGRDASVLVGKIKAAQYVRKNPGEVCPAKWKEGEATLKPSLDLVGKI
- a CDS encoding SDR family oxidoreductase, which translates into the protein MKLQDKVAVVTGAGSGMGKAIAVLYAQEGAKVVVSDINAESANAVVEEIKSNGGEAVVVVANVAKEEDIQNLIGTAVSTYGTVDVLVNNAGIMDNFEPAGEIEDDKWERIFAINTTSVMRSTRKVLPIFLAKQQGVIINIASAGGLYGSRAGAAYTASKHAVIGFTKNTGFMYAKEGIRCNAIAPGGVETNISSSMTGISQYGMGRVQPGLAINPRIGQAGDIAKVALFLASEDSSFVNGTVITADAGWTAY
- a CDS encoding type 1 glutamine amidotransferase domain-containing protein, with product MKNILVVVTNISKYPNQERATGLWLGEAVHFVDKMEKEGYKIDYVSPKGGYTSIDPHSLSQDQMTELDWQYYSNNDFLNKLGTTLSADDVNPEDYDAIYYTGGHGVMWDYPNDEKLQNIASKIYENGGIVSAVCHGSVGLLNIKNAAGNYLIANKKVAGFANTEEIALGLDTTVPFLTEDEIVNRGAKYVKGEDWAEFAVADDRVVTGQNPASGGAVAKEVLKLLNSAR
- a CDS encoding TetR/AcrR family transcriptional regulator gives rise to the protein MTDQAINVDRRIRKSKVAMKEALLTLMQTKDFKKISITDIVQLADLNRGTFYKHFQYKEDLLEELIDDVMKDLTKSYWAPYGDLRDTVVLDSSQLTASAIKIFKHVATYANFYTLLGNSNILTGFQNRICDALTQLLSQDLSRTPLHPDLNVNLIASYQAYAIWGMIVEWINSGFLYTSDYMAEQLLGIVQRNH
- a CDS encoding 6-phospho-alpha-glucosidase, with translation MIITIAGGGSTFTPGIVKSIALRQKELEVSEIRLFDIDKERQDKVAVVVDWILKEELKTNIKLTVTTDEKEAYSDASFVFAQIRVGKYAMREQDEKIPLKYGCVGQETCGSGGFAYGLRTIFPMLKVIDDAEKYAEKDHWILNYSNPAAIVAEACRKLRPNARVINICDMPIAIVDIIAESLKIANYSEIEYDYFGLNHFGWFTSMTHNGRDILPDVKAYMKKHKILLPESHIGKINEHKKANNRHAVSAWVHVWEAMYEMTEYFPDFLPNTYLNYYLLGKESVEVSNPDRTRANEVMDTREKDLFDGVEHFLKTGEIDGKAFYAGAHGDWISDLTIALKNDTRQRFLVIVENKGAIPNMPYDAMVEVPAYIGKNGPEVIAKDNIPLFQQGLMMQQVNSEKLIVEGAIEGSYEKILQAFTLSKTIPSARVAKQILDDMIIANKGYWPELK